The genomic window ATAGCATGCTTTGCCTTAATGCTGACACGGGGACGCTGCACTTCGATCGGCTGAATTTGACCCCTGATCGTGGTTCGACGCAATGATTTTACGCTCGCAAGGCATGATCGTTTCTGCCCTTCTCGTCGCCGTCGCGCTGTCCGGCTGCGTGACGACGAAAGGCGCCGGTTCACGCGGCCTTTTTTCCAGCAAGCCCTCCGCATCGGCCGCTTTCATCACCGCGCTGCAGGGCGGCCTCGTCGGCCGGAGTGGTGTGACGCTAAGCGACAGCGACAAGCAGAGAGCGCTCGAGGCGGAATATCGGGCTCTGGAGGGAGCCGCCGTCGGTCAACCGATGCTCTGGACCGGCAAGGACATCAGCGGCAAGGTTGTTGCGGCAGCACCCTATCAGGTCGGCTCGCAGAATTGCCGCCAATATACCCATACTCTGACCGTCGACGGCAAGGATACCGTGGTGCGTGGCGCCGCCTGCCGCAACGAAGACGGCAGCTGGTCGCCGCTTGGCTAAACTGGGTTGATATCTGGGTGGTTTCGGCTCTCAATTGCGGCCAATAGCCTCAAATCTTCGTCATTCCGGCTTTGGCAGTTGGAATGACGTCGCGCTTCAAGTATTTGGGCCGGTATGCTGTTCTGGATTCTCGTTGCCGTTCTGACGGCAGTCGTCGCCGCTGTCCTGCTCTACCCCCTTCTGCGCGGAGCGAAGGCGGCGGAGAATAGCCGCGCAGGCGAGGCTGCCGTCTATCGCGATCAACTGCGCGAACTCGACCGGGATCTCAATGGCGGCCTTATCACGCCGGAGGAGGCTGATTATGCCAGGGCTGAAATCGGCCGGCGGCTGATTGCCGTCTCCGCCGATGAGCCGGGGGGGGCGCCGAAGGCGGCACGACATCACCGTTTCACCGAGGCTTTTGTCCTTTTGCTTCTGCCGGTTCTTGGGCTCTGTCTCTATTTGACGACGGGCCGGCCGGACCTGCCCTCGCAACCGCTGGAAGCGCGGCTGGAAAACCCCGGCAACGATGTTGCCGTGCTGATCGCCAAGGCGGAACGACATTTGGCGCAGAATCCCGATGACGGCAGGGGTTGGGATGTGCTGGCGCCGATCTATATCCGCACGATGCGGGTGAACGACGCGCAGACCGCCTACCGCAATGCGATCCGCCTTCTCGGCCCGAGCCCGATCCGCCTCGACGGCCTTGCCGAGACGCTGATGGCGCTCTCCGATGGCGTGGTGACGGAAGAGACGCGTCAGGTGCTCGAACAGTCGCTGAAGCTGGAACCGGACAATCCCCGTGCCCGCTTCTACATCGCCCTTGGCATGGAGCAGGCGGGACGGCCCGACGACGCGCGCCAGGCCTTCGAGGCGCTGGCGAAACAATCGCCGGCCGATGCGCCCTGGCTGCCGCTTGTCAACGAACACATCGCCATGAATGGCGGCGCGCCGGCAGGCGCCAATCCTGTCACTCCCGGTGCAGGGCAGGCTGCTCCCGGCAACCCCACGCAGCAAGATGTGGCGGCGGCTGAGAACATGAGCGCCGGCGACCGGCAGCAGATGATCCGCGGAATGGTCGAAAGCCTTGATGCCAAGCTCAGCCAGGATCCGAATAATTTCGAGGGTTGGATGCGGCTTATCCGCTCTTATGCGGTATTGAACGACAAGGATCGCGCCACCGATGCCCTAAAGCGTGGGCTCGCGGCCTTTCCGCCTGCCGGCGAACAGGGCAAGCAGCTTCTGGCGCTCGCCAAGGAGCTCAACATAGCCACGGAGGGACAGACCGAATGACCCGCAAGCAAAAGCGCCTTGCTGTGATCGGGGGCGGTGTGAGCTTCATCATCGCGGCCGTGCTGCTGGTCATGTTCGCCTTCAGCCAGTCGGTCGCCTATTTCTACATGCCGGCGGATCTCGCAAAGACGCCGGTGGCGCCGGAAACGCGCATCCGGCTCGGCGGGCTGGTGGGTGAGGGCAGCGTCGTGCGCGGTACCGGCTCGACCGTGGAATTTGCCGTCACCGACGGCAGCACCAATGCCGTGAAGGTCAAATATACGGGCATCCTCCCTGATCTCTTCCGCGAGGGTCAAGGCGTCGTCACGGAGGGCATGTTCGCCGCCGGGACGAATATCTTCATCGCCGACACCGTGCTTGCCAAGCATGATGAGACCTACATGCCGAAGGATGTGGCCGACAGGCTGAAGCAGCAGGGGCTGTGGAAGGAGGGCCAAGGGGCAGAAGGCAAAGCGCAGGAAGCGAAGGCGACGCCATGATCATCGAGATCGGCCATTACGCGCTGGTGCTGGCGCTGGCAACGGCGCTCATCCTTTCGGTCGTGCCGGTGATCGGCGCCCGCCGGCTCGATCGGGCGATGATGGATGTGGCCACCGTCGGCTCGCTTGCGATGTTTGCGCTTGTCGCCTTCTCCTTCGGCGTTTTGACCTATGCCCATGTCGTTTCGGACTTCTCGGTGGAGAACGTCTGGGAGAATTCGCATTCGCTGGTGCCGCTGATCTACAAATATTCCGGCGTCTGGGGCAATCACGAGGGATCGATGATGCTCTGGCTGTTGATCCTGACGCTGTTCAGCGCGCTGGTCGCACTCTTCGGGCGCAATCTGCCGGAAACGCTGAAGGCCAACGTGCTGGCCGTGCAGGCCTGGATTTCGGTCGCCTTCACGCTCTTCATCCTGCTGACTTCCAATCCCTTCCTCCGGCTCGACCCGGCACCCGCCGAGGGCCGCGATCTCAATCCGGTGCTGCAGGATGTCGGTCTGGCGATCCACCCGCCACTGCTCTATCTCGGCTATGTCGGTTTCTCCATTTGTTTCTCCTTTGCCGTCGCCGCCCTCATGGAAGGGCGGATTGACGCCGCGTGGGCGCGCTGGGTGCGGCCCTGGACGCTCGCTGCCTGGACCTTCCTGACGCTTGGCATCGCCATGGGCTCCTACTGGGCCTATTACGAACTTGGTTGGGGCGGCTGGTGGTTCTGGGACCCGGTGGAAAACGCCTCCTTCATGCCGTGGCTCGCCGGCACCGCGCTTCTGCATTCGGCCCTCGTCATGGAAAAGCGTGAGGCGCTGAAGATCTGGACGGTGCTGCTGGCCATCCTCACTTTCTCGCTGTCGCTGATGGGCACGTTCCTGGTGCGCTCCGGCGTGCTGACTTCGGTCCATGCCTTTGCCAGCGATCCGAGCCGCGGCATTTTCATCCTCTGCATCCTGCTGATCTTCATCGGCGGCGCGCTGTCCCTGTTTGCCTTCCGCGCACCGCGGCTTTCGGCCGGCGGGTTGTTCGCGCCGATCTCGCGCGAGGGCGCGCTTGTTGTCAACAATCTGATCCTGACGGTCGCCTGCGGCACGGTGCTGACGGGCACACTCTATCCGCTGTTGCTGGAAACGATCACCGGCGACAAGATCTCCGTCGGGCCGCCCTTCTTCAACATGACCTTCGGCCTGCTGATGGCACCGCTCATCTTCATCGTGCCCTTCGGGCCGCTGCTCGCCTGGAAGCGCGGCGATCTGCTCGGCGCATTGCAGCGCCTCTACGTGGTGGCGGGGCTGGCCTTCGCAGCGGCGGTGATCTTCTTCTATATCGAACATGGCGGGCCGGTGCTTTCGGTGCTCGGGCTTGCGGCAGGGCTGTTTCTGATCCTTGGTGCGGCCGCCGATCTCTGGTACCGCGCCGGCATCGGCAAGGTTGCAGGCGGTGTTGCCTGGCGCCGGCTTAGCGGCCTGCCGCGCTCTGCCTTCGGAACGGCGCTCGCCCATGCCGGCCTCGGTGTCACCGTGCTCGGCATCGTCGCTGTCACGACCTTTCAGACCGAGCACGTCATCGAAATGAAACCCGGCGAGACGACGGACGCCGGTGGCTACAGCCTGAATTTCGACGGCATCCAGCCGGGCAGAGGGCCGAACTATACAGAGGATCGCGGCCACTTCACCGTCCGGCGCGCAGGCGTCGCGGTCGCCGACACCTGGTCGGCCAAACGCCTCTACACCGCCCGCCAGATGCCGACGACGGAGGCAGGCATCCTGACCTTCGGGCTCAGCCAGCTCTACGTCTCGCTCGGCGACGCCACCAAGGACGGCGGCATCGTCGTGCGCATCTGGTGGAAGCCTTTCATCCTCTGCATCTGGGGCGGAGCGCTGATCATGGCTTTCGGCGGCCTCGTCTCACTCTCCGACCGGCGGCTAAGGGTCGGCGCCCCGCGCAGGAAAGCAAAACCGGCAGCGCCTGCGATGGAGCCGGCGGAATGATGCGGCGTCTCCTCCTCACGTTGGCTTTGCTGCTGGTGGCCGCACCCGCCTTCGCCGTCAATCCCGACGAAGTGCTGGCCGATCCGGCATTGGAAGCAAGAGCGCGCACCCTTTCGGCAGAATTGCGCTGCATGGTCTGCCAGAACCAGTCGATCGACGATTCCAATGCCGATCTCGCCAAGGATCTGCGCCTTTTGGTGCGCGAGCGCATCACCGACGGCGACAGCGACGAGGCAGTGCTGAACTATATCGTTTCGCGCTACGGCGAGTTCGTGCTGCTGAAGCCGCGGTTCAGCACGAAGACGCTGCTGCTCTGGGGCGCGCCGGTTCTACTGGTGCTTACCGGCGGGCTTTCTCTGATCGCCTTTGCGCGCAGGAGGACCGGCAAGCCGACGGGCAGCAAGCTGACAACGGACGAGCAGGCGCGACTGAGCGAGCTTCTCGACAAGTGAGGCCCGAAGCCGCGGTCGTCCGTTGTGACGGACCCGGAAGCAAACATTACGAACTTTTCATTGGCCGGACAGTTCGCAGTAAGGTGGGGCATCCTATATCTCTATTCATCGACTGATCCGGCGTCGCCGGTCTGAAGATCTAAGAACAAGAGAAGGTGCTCCAATGCTCAAGAATTTCAACGGACGTCCGTCCTTCGCCACTGTGCTCAAGGCTTCTACCGTCGCCGGTATCGCAGCCGCTGTGCTCGCAACCGGCGTTCCGCTCGAAATCACCCGGTCTTATGCTGAAGCCGTCAAGGTTCAGGCGCCTGCCGTTCCGAGCTTCGCCAATGTCGTCGACGCCGTATCGCCGGCCGTCGTTTCCGTCCGCGTCGAAAACCGCGTCAATCCCGTCGCCGACAATGACGGCTTTTCCCTCGACGGCCGCGGCTTCGACGATCTTCCCGACGATCATCCGCTGAAGCGCTTCTTCAAGCAGTTCGGCCAGGACCCGAATGACCAGCAGAGCCATCCGCGCCGCTTCGGCCAGAATGGCCCGAATGGCGGTCCGAACGGCCCGGGCGGCAAGGGTCGCCTCCGCCCGGTTGCTCAAGGGTCCGGCTTCTTCATCTCCGAGGACGGCTATATCGTCACCAACAACCATGTCGTTTCCGATGGCCAGGCCTTCGTCGCGGTCATGAATGACGGCACCGAACTCGATGCCAAGCTGATTGGCAAGGATCCGCGCACCGACCTCGCCGTTCTGAAGGTCGATGGCAAGGGCAAGAAGTTCACCTACGTCAACTGGGCCGACGACAACAATGTCCGCGTCGGCGACTGGGTCGTTGCCGTCGGCAACCCCTTCGGCCTCGGCGGCACGGTGACGGCGGGTATCGTCTCGGCCCGTGGCCGCGACATCGGCTCCGGCCCTTATGATGACTACCTTCAGGTGGACGCCGCTGTGAACCGCGGCAACTCCGGCGGCCCGACCTTCAACCTCAGCGGCGAAGTCGTCGGCATCAACACTGCGATCTTCTCACCATCCGGAGGCAGCGTCGGTATCGCCTTCGCCATTCCGGCCTCGACCGCCAAGGATGTCGTCGCCGACCTGATGAAGGACGGCCAGGTGTCGCGCGGCTGGCTGGGTGTCCAGATCCAGCCTGTCACCAAGGATATCGCCGAATCCATCGGCCTTTCCGAGCCGAGCGGCGCACTCGTCGTCGCCCCGCAGGCCGGATCGCCGGGTGACAAGGCGGGCATGAAGGCAGGCGACGTCGTCACTGCTCTCAATGGTGAGACGATCAAGGATGCGCGTGACCTCAGCCGTCGCATCGGCGCAATGCAGCCTGGCAGCAAGGCCGAGCTTTCGGTCTGGCGCGCCGGCAAGGCGCAGTCTCTCACCGTCGAACTCGGCACGTTGCCGGCCGACCAGAAGGAGGCGTCCGCCGACGACAACAACCAGCCGCAGCAGCCGGAGGCGCCGGCTTCCGAGAAGGCTCTCGCCGATCTCGGCCTGACAGTTGGTCCCTCTGACGATGGCAAGGGTCTGGCGATCACCGGTATCGACCCTGACTCAGACGCTGCCGACAAGGGCATCAAGGAAGGCGAAAAGATCACCTCAGTCAACAATCAGCAGGTCTCCACCGCCGCTGATGTCGTCAAGGTGCTGAACCAGGCCAAGAAGGACGGCCGCACCCGCGCCCTCTTCCAGATCCAGTCCAGCGAAGGAAGCCGTTTCGTAGCGCTTCCGATCAACGGCCAGGGCTGATCCTTAAGAAAACAGCAGCCGTGCGGAGGAAACTCCGCGCGGCTCGATTCTTCTGACCTTTCAAGGATGATCGTGATGAGCGCCGCCCCGCAGGAACACGCTTTGAGCCTTGCCGAAACACAGCCGGCGGGTAATGTCGGCCGCATGAAGATTCTCATCATCGAAGATGATCTCGAAGCAGCAGTCTACCTCACGAAGGCCTTTCGCGAGGCAGGCATCGTTGCCGATCACGCCAGCGATGGCGAGGCCGGCTTGTTCATGGGATCCGAAAATACCTACGACGTCATCGTCATCGACCGCATGCTGCCGCGACGCGATGGGCTCTCCGTCATCAGCGAGCTGCGCCGGAAGGCCATCCATACGCCGGTCCTCATCCTCTCCGCCTTGGGACAGGTTGACGACCGCGTCACCGGTCTTCGCGCCGGCGGCGACGACTACCTGCCGAAACCGTATGCGTTCAGCGAATTGCTGGCGCGTGTCGAGGTGCTCGGCCGCCGCAAGGGCACGCCGGATCAGGACGTCGTCTACCGCGTCGGCGATCTCGAACTCGACCGGCTTTCCCACGAGGTGCGCCGCGCCGGCAAGGAGATCCTGCTGCAGCCCCGCGAGTTCCGTCTGCTCGAATATCTGATGAAGAATGCCGGGCAGGTGGTGACCCGCACCATGCTTCTCGAAAACGTCTGGGACTACCATTTCGACCCGCAGACCAACGTCATCGACGTGCATGTCTCGCGCCTGCGCTCGAAGATCGAAAAAGACTTCAGCCAGCCGCTCCTGAAGACGATCAGGGGCGCGGGGTATATGATCAAGGATGAGGGATGAGCCGCTTCAGGGTTCTCTTCAAATCCACCGCAGTCCGCCTTTCGGCACTCTACATCCTGCTTTTTGCCATCTGCGCCGCGACGCTCGTCTTTTATGTGACGGCGATGTCGGAACGGCTGCTGACCGGCCAGATCCGCGACGCCGTCAGGCAGGAGGTGGAGCAGGTGCAGCGCGCCTATGACACCGGCGGCATGAACCTTCTTCTGCGCACCATGGAGCGGCGCGCCCGTCAGCCGGGCGCCAATCTCTACATCATCGCTGGTCCCTCCGGCGATATCCTTGCCGGCAACGTCGCCTCGGTCGAGCCTGGTGTCTTCGAGGAGATCGGCTGGACGTCCGCTCCCTTCGCCTATCAACGCTATACGGACGGCGGCGGCGTCGAGCGCCGCCACAGGGCGATCGCCAATATCTTCGTCCTCGACAATGGCCTCAGAATCCTCATTGGCCGCGACCTCGGCGATCCCGAACGTTTCCGTCTGCTGGTGCGCCAGGCGCTGATGATAGCTTTGGCGATCATGGGGCTCGGGGCGATCATCATCTGGTTCGCCATCGGGCGCAATGCGCTGAAACGTATCGATCGCATGTCGGATGCCAGCAAGAAGATCATGGCCGGCGATCTCTCGCAGCGCCTGCCGGTCGGCGGATCCGGCGATGAATTCGACCGGCTTTCGATGTCTTTGAATACCATGCTGGAGCGCATCGAGAAGCTGAACGAGGGCTTGCGGCAAGTCTCCGACAATATCGCCCACGATCTCAAGACTCCGCTGACGCGCCTGCGCAACAAGGCGGCGGATGCGCTCGACATGGGTGATGGCGAGACGCGGCGTGTGGCGCTCGAAGGCATCATTTCCGAATCGGATCAATTGATCCGCACCTTCAACGCGCTGCTGATGATTTCCCGCGTCGAGGCGGGATCGGTCGCGGCGGAAATGTCGCCTGTGGAGCTTTCGGCCATCGTCTCCGATAGCGCCGAGCTTTACGAGCCGGCGGCGGAAGAAGCCGGGCTCGGCCTGAGCTCCAGCATCGAACCGGATGTGGAGGTGCAGGGTAATCGTGAACTGATCGGTCAGGCGATCTTCAATCTGCTCGACAATGCCATCAAATATTCCTCCGATACGCAAGGCGCAGGCGTGGTGTCGTTGAAACTTGCCCGCCGCCCTGATGGCATCTGCCTTTCGGTGGTCGACCATGGGCCGGGCGTTCCGGCCGACAGGCGCGACGACGTGGTGAAGCGCTTCGTTCGCCTTGACGAAAGCCGCTCGAAGCCCGGCACGGGGCTCGGGCTTTCGTTGGTGGAGGCGGTGATGGAGCTGCACAACGGCCGGCTGGAGCTCTCCGATACCGATCCCGACAAGCCCGAACAGCGCGGATTGACCGTCAGCATGATCTTCCCGGCCCAGGCTGCCTGATCTCTTCCCCCGAAACACCATCGGCTGAATCGCGTATTGGCGGTTTACCGCCGAGACCCTAGTTTAATGCCGATCGAAGGAGGCGTCCCCGCGATTCTGCGGGCCTGTTTCCTTCAGCGGTAAGGCAGGGAGAGCGCATGCTGACGAAATCGACGCATGGCCTGAAGGATGTGGCCGAAGGGCTGCTGCGTCCGCTGAACCAGGCGGAGCTGAAACTGGCGCTGGCCGACCTTCAGGAGGCCGGCAAAAGCGAGCCGTCGGTCGCCGCGATGCTGAAGACGGAGGGCCCGTTGCGCGATTTCATCGCGGCGGTGCTGACGCTGTCGCCCTATCTGCGAGACATCGTCAATCTCGACCCTGCCGTCCTTGCCGGCGCCATCGGGCAACCGCTGGAACCACAGATCGAGGCGCTGGTCGCCGAGGCGCGCGATTGCTGGCGGCCGGACGACGACGGTGCTGCACCGGCAGAATCCGTGGTGATGAGCAGGCTGCGTATCATCAAGCGCAAGGTGGCTTTCCTCGTCGCGGTCGCCGATCTCTCGCGCATCTTCGACGGGCGGGCGACGACGGGCTGGCTGAGCGAGCTTGCTGCGGCGTCTGTTGCCGCCGCGATCGACCATCTGCTGCTGGCTGCACATGAGGGCGGAAAGCTGAGGCTCAGAAATCCGGGGGTGCCGAGCGAGGACTCCGGACTGATCGTGCTCGGCATGGGCAAACTCGGCGCATGCGAGCTCAACTATTCTTCCGATATCGATCTAGTCGTCTTCTTCGATGAACAAGCAGGCATCGTGCCCGACCCCGACGATGCGATCGAGGTTTTCCCGAGAATGATGCGCCGGCTGGTGCGCATCCTCCAGGAGCGGACGGCGGACGGTTATGTCTTCCGCACCGATCTCAGATTGCGCCCCGATCCCGGCTCGACACCGCTTGCGATCCCCGTCGATGCGGCGATGATCTATTACGAGGGCAGGGGCCAGAACTGGGAGCGGGCAGCCTTCATCAAGGCGCGCGCCGTCGCGGGCGATCTTGCTGCGGGTGCAGAGTTTCTGCGCGGGCTCGCTCCTTTCGTCTTTCGCAAATATCTCGACTATGCCGCGATCGCCGATATTCATTCGATCAAACGGCAGATCCATGCGCACAAGGGGCACGGCGCGATTGCGGTCAAGGGTCACAACGTCAAGCTCGGTCGCGGCGGCATCCGCGAGATCGAATTCTTCGTGCAGACGCAGCAGCTGATCGCCGGCGGCCGCATGCCGGCGCTGCGTGGCCGGGCGACGGAGGAGACGCTCGGCGAACTCACCAAGGCGAAATGGATCGACGCGGAGACCCGCAACGAGTTGACGGAGGCCTATTGGTTCCTGCGCGATGTCGAGCACCGCATCCAGATGGTGCGCGACGAGCAGACCCACCTGCTGCCGGAAACGGATGCCGACCTGAAGCGCATAGCCTTCATGATGGGCTTTACCGATACGCCGAGCTTCACCGAAAGGCTGGTTGGCGTGTTGAAGACCGTCGAGCGGCGTTATGCCCAACTGTTCGAACAGGAGAGCAAGCTTTCCGCCGGGACCGGAAATCTCGTTTTCACCGGCCAGGGCGACGATCCGGATACGCTGGAGACGCTGAAGAAACTGGGTTTCACCAGGCCGTCCGACATTTCCCGCATCATCCGCACCTGGCACTATGGCCGCTACCGCGCGACGCAATCGGTCGAGGCGCGTGAAAGGCTGACGGAGCTGGCGCCGCAGCTCCTGCGTGTCTTCGGCGAAAGCAAGCGCGCCGACGAGGCGTTGCTGCGCTTCGACAGTTTCATCTCCGGCCTTCCCTCCGGCATCCAGCTCTTCTCCCTGCTCGGCAGCAATCCGGCGCTCTTGTCGCTGATCGTCAACATCATGTCCTCCGCGCCCCGACTGGCCGAGGTGATTGCGGCCAAGCCGCATGTCTTCGACGGCATGCTCGATCCCGGCCTGATGGCCGAACTGCCGACGCGCGACTATCTCGGTGAGCGGCTGAAGGGCTCGCTTGTCCAGGCACGCCACTATGAGGAAGTGCTCGACCGGCTGCGCATCTTCGCCGCCGAGCAGCGCTTCCTGATCGGCATTCGCCTGCTGACAGGCGCGATTAACGGCGCGATGGCCGCGCGCGCCTTTACCCATCTGGCTGACCTCATCATCGAGGCGGCGCTCGATGCCGTGGTCAGCGAGATGCGGGCAGCCCACGGCGACTATCCCGGCGGGCGCATCGCGGTCGCCGGCATGGGCAAGCTCGGCAGCTTCGAGCTGACGGCCGGTTCCGACATCGATCTGATCCTGCTCTATGATTATGACGACGCGGCGGCCGAATCCGATGGGCCGAAGCCGCTCGATGCGACGCGCTACTTCACCCGCATCACCCAGAGGCTGATCGCCGCCTTCTCGGCGCCGACCGCCGAGGGCGTGCTCTATGAGGTCGACATGCGGCTGCGCCCCTCCGGAAACAAGGGGCCGGTCGCAACCCGCATCAACGCCTTCGGCAAATATCAGCGCGAGGAAGCGTGGACCTGGGAGCATATGGCGCTGAGCCGCGCCCGGCTGATCTGCGGCGACGAGAGCCTTACCGCCGAAGCGGAGCATATCGTCCGCGAAGTCCTGTCGGCCGATCGCAACATCGCCAAGGTGGCGCATGACGTCGCCGAGATGCGCGACCTGATCGATAGGGAAAAGCCGCCATCCGGTCCCTGGGACCTGAAGCTCATTCCCGGCGGCGTGATCGACCTCGAATTCATCGCGCAATACCTGGCCCTGATCGCCCCGACCAGCGGCGTTGGCATCGCCGTGAATGGGATGAGCACCGGCGAAGCCCTGAAGGTGCTCGGCGATAGGCTGATGGCGCCGACCGATCTCGACCTATGTCTCGAAGCTTTCGCGCTTTATACCAGCCTTTCGCAGTTGATCCGTCTCTGCATCGACGGCCCGTTCGATCCGAACGACGCGCCATCAGGCCTCATCGAGCTCGTCTGCCGCGCCGGCGACTGCCCCGATATCAAGACGCTGGAAGGGGAGGTGAAGCGATTGTCGAAGACAGTCAGGAAAATATTCCTGACTGTTATAAAGACCTAACAATCCCAGCGCTGTCCGGCAGTTGAACGTCGATCAAAATTCCTCCCAAGTCTGAGCGGCGATAGCCTTGCTCCCGCCGCCGAAGGCGCCGGCAACCTTCTGAGTAAGTGCGCGGGCAGGCGAGGTGACGGGCTGGCTGGCATGATTGGCCACCCGTGGAGCGGCCGCTCCGAGTTTAAAGCGAGCGACGAGGTCGCGGAGCTTCGCGGCTTCCTGGGCCAGGCTTGATGCGGCAGCCGTCGATTCTTCCACCATTGCCGCATTCTGCTGTGTGCTCTGGTCCATCGAATTGACCGCGGTATTGATCTCCGCCAAACCTGTCGCCTGTTCTTTTGCCGAGACGGAAATCGAGCTCATATGGTCGTTGATCTGCCCGATGAAGCCACCGATGACGTTTAATGCTTCCCCGGCATTGCGCACCAGCTTCACGCCGCCTTCCACTTCGGTTGTCGAAGTCTGAATGAGGCTCTTGATCTCCTTGGCGGCCTGAGCCGAACGTTGCGCCAGTTCGCGCACTTCCTGTGCGACCACCGCAAAACCTTTGCCTGCCTCGCCTGCGCGCGCCGCCTCGACCCCGGCATTGAGCGCCAGCAGGTTCGTCTGGAAGGCGATCTCGTCGATGACACCGAGGATGTTGGAGATCTGTTGCGCGCTCTGCTCGATCCGTCGCATCGCCTCTTCGGCCTGTGAAACCACCTCTGCAGACTTCGCCGCACTCTGGTTGGCCTGGGTCGCGACCGTACGGGCTTCTTCCGTTGTCTTCGTCGACGAGCTGACATTTGCGGTGATCTGATCGAGCGCGGCTGCGGTCTCCTCCAGCGAGGAAGCCTGATGCTCGGTGCGTTTGGCGAGGTCCTCGGCGCTGGTGGCGATCTCGCGCGTGCCGCTGTCCATTGTGGTGATGCTGTCCGCGATCGTCGACAGGGTCGTATTCAGCTGGCGGACCGACTCGTTGAAATCATGACGGAGAGGTTCGAAATCCGGTGCAAAAGTCTCATTCAGTTGAAAAGCCAGGTCGCCGGCCGCCAAGCGCTTCAGACCCGCGCCGAGATGTTCGGAGGCAAAGCGCAGTTGCTCGGCTTCCATTTCCATGCGCTTCTGGGTCGCGGCCCGCTCGCCATCCTGTTGTTGACGCGACGCACGTGCTTCACCTTCGAGGCGGCCGTTGGTAATGGCCGCTTCCCGGAACACATCCACCGCGGCCGCCATGGCCCCGATCTCGTCCAGGCGGCCGACGAACGGGATCTGCGTCGATGTATCGCCGGAAGCAAGATTGCGCATCGCGCTGGTGATCCGCGCGATGGGCTTGGCGATGGCGCGGCTGCCGAAAACGGCGGAACCCGCAAGAGTCATGAGGACGAGCATGCCAACGCCGAGGCTCAGCTTTTGGGCCAGGCTTTGGATCTCGGTCATGTCGACGTTCGATTGCCGTGCGCTTTCCTTGGCGGCATTAACGCCTTCGTCCAGCGTCTTGGTCGCATTTTGAGCGATTCCCAGCAGCTTTGCTCTCAGTTCTTCCTCTTGCTGTTTC from Rhizobium sp. Pop5 includes these protein-coding regions:
- a CDS encoding cytochrome c-type biogenesis protein, which gives rise to MMRRLLLTLALLLVAAPAFAVNPDEVLADPALEARARTLSAELRCMVCQNQSIDDSNADLAKDLRLLVRERITDGDSDEAVLNYIVSRYGEFVLLKPRFSTKTLLLWGAPVLLVLTGGLSLIAFARRRTGKPTGSKLTTDEQARLSELLDK
- a CDS encoding Do family serine endopeptidase, coding for MLKNFNGRPSFATVLKASTVAGIAAAVLATGVPLEITRSYAEAVKVQAPAVPSFANVVDAVSPAVVSVRVENRVNPVADNDGFSLDGRGFDDLPDDHPLKRFFKQFGQDPNDQQSHPRRFGQNGPNGGPNGPGGKGRLRPVAQGSGFFISEDGYIVTNNHVVSDGQAFVAVMNDGTELDAKLIGKDPRTDLAVLKVDGKGKKFTYVNWADDNNVRVGDWVVAVGNPFGLGGTVTAGIVSARGRDIGSGPYDDYLQVDAAVNRGNSGGPTFNLSGEVVGINTAIFSPSGGSVGIAFAIPASTAKDVVADLMKDGQVSRGWLGVQIQPVTKDIAESIGLSEPSGALVVAPQAGSPGDKAGMKAGDVVTALNGETIKDARDLSRRIGAMQPGSKAELSVWRAGKAQSLTVELGTLPADQKEASADDNNQPQQPEAPASEKALADLGLTVGPSDDGKGLAITGIDPDSDAADKGIKEGEKITSVNNQQVSTAADVVKVLNQAKKDGRTRALFQIQSSEGSRFVALPINGQG
- the ccmI gene encoding c-type cytochrome biogenesis protein CcmI, whose amino-acid sequence is MLFWILVAVLTAVVAAVLLYPLLRGAKAAENSRAGEAAVYRDQLRELDRDLNGGLITPEEADYARAEIGRRLIAVSADEPGGAPKAARHHRFTEAFVLLLLPVLGLCLYLTTGRPDLPSQPLEARLENPGNDVAVLIAKAERHLAQNPDDGRGWDVLAPIYIRTMRVNDAQTAYRNAIRLLGPSPIRLDGLAETLMALSDGVVTEETRQVLEQSLKLEPDNPRARFYIALGMEQAGRPDDARQAFEALAKQSPADAPWLPLVNEHIAMNGGAPAGANPVTPGAGQAAPGNPTQQDVAAAENMSAGDRQQMIRGMVESLDAKLSQDPNNFEGWMRLIRSYAVLNDKDRATDALKRGLAAFPPAGEQGKQLLALAKELNIATEGQTE
- a CDS encoding response regulator transcription factor, coding for MIVMSAAPQEHALSLAETQPAGNVGRMKILIIEDDLEAAVYLTKAFREAGIVADHASDGEAGLFMGSENTYDVIVIDRMLPRRDGLSVISELRRKAIHTPVLILSALGQVDDRVTGLRAGGDDYLPKPYAFSELLARVEVLGRRKGTPDQDVVYRVGDLELDRLSHEVRRAGKEILLQPREFRLLEYLMKNAGQVVTRTMLLENVWDYHFDPQTNVIDVHVSRLRSKIEKDFSQPLLKTIRGAGYMIKDEG
- a CDS encoding heme lyase CcmF/NrfE family subunit, with translation MIIEIGHYALVLALATALILSVVPVIGARRLDRAMMDVATVGSLAMFALVAFSFGVLTYAHVVSDFSVENVWENSHSLVPLIYKYSGVWGNHEGSMMLWLLILTLFSALVALFGRNLPETLKANVLAVQAWISVAFTLFILLTSNPFLRLDPAPAEGRDLNPVLQDVGLAIHPPLLYLGYVGFSICFSFAVAALMEGRIDAAWARWVRPWTLAAWTFLTLGIAMGSYWAYYELGWGGWWFWDPVENASFMPWLAGTALLHSALVMEKREALKIWTVLLAILTFSLSLMGTFLVRSGVLTSVHAFASDPSRGIFILCILLIFIGGALSLFAFRAPRLSAGGLFAPISREGALVVNNLILTVACGTVLTGTLYPLLLETITGDKISVGPPFFNMTFGLLMAPLIFIVPFGPLLAWKRGDLLGALQRLYVVAGLAFAAAVIFFYIEHGGPVLSVLGLAAGLFLILGAAADLWYRAGIGKVAGGVAWRRLSGLPRSAFGTALAHAGLGVTVLGIVAVTTFQTEHVIEMKPGETTDAGGYSLNFDGIQPGRGPNYTEDRGHFTVRRAGVAVADTWSAKRLYTARQMPTTEAGILTFGLSQLYVSLGDATKDGGIVVRIWWKPFILCIWGGALIMAFGGLVSLSDRRLRVGAPRRKAKPAAPAMEPAE
- the ccmE gene encoding cytochrome c maturation protein CcmE, with product MTRKQKRLAVIGGGVSFIIAAVLLVMFAFSQSVAYFYMPADLAKTPVAPETRIRLGGLVGEGSVVRGTGSTVEFAVTDGSTNAVKVKYTGILPDLFREGQGVVTEGMFAAGTNIFIADTVLAKHDETYMPKDVADRLKQQGLWKEGQGAEGKAQEAKATP